A genomic region of Homalodisca vitripennis isolate AUS2020 chromosome 5, UT_GWSS_2.1, whole genome shotgun sequence contains the following coding sequences:
- the LOC124362585 gene encoding uncharacterized protein LOC124362585, with protein sequence MSYKNGVNTDAQEQLTIFIETLTGTTFEVKVSPQDRVKTIKSKIQKVEGIPVSHQHLLYNSKELQDSSCVTEPSVALHDQATVKLVLSLRGGPISLVHQAVPFNRNILKNLLKFNREELEEDLPPGCKMAILVLRVGDQLNLLHIVDDVDDSHDSLSNSRENLSIDSLEDEISKSVEENSITMGKVCDLKEKMEKLSLQRKGPKVDIKNEDVGATSLSRDVLHPSKLVGPIKLPSIDHQIRGEMFKSRSEFSKIPVLPDIIPRPFQSTSRDLECVTLGKESTSTEICDTIRPKTCPGSLAESQFYNVYSDDECENSLQIAQPHFRSCVSACASKLHHEWGGGKTLLPSLNILPPISGVSDILNNHRQVSNTDPRDMPSTQVPSIEKLSVVHRNLSSTLKLKQNLRKDTQSFLNRTESNFFPKNVNCQEKSLQEGFSNSHYLPSTSHEFFPTPSSDFSSLITKMDSSSCDLATSKINNHVEEPLLSNKKIFDKKSRLRCAECKKRLSLTNTFECRCGFAFCSYHRYSETHHCTYDFKKESRKMLEQAIPSVVAPKLPKI encoded by the exons ATGTCTTACAAGAATGGAGTGAACACTGATGCACAAGAACAGTTAACAATATTCATAGAGACATTAACTGGGACTACATTTGAAGTTAAAGTGTCTCCACAAGACAgagtaaaaactataaaatctaaaatacaaaaagttgAAG GTATTCCGGTTTCCCACcaacatttattgtacaattCCAAGGAGTTGCAGGACTCGTCATGTGTCACAGAACCTTCTGTTGCCCTGCACGACCAGGCTACTGTCAAGTTGGTCCTGTCTTTGAGAGGAGGTCCTATAAGTTTAGTACATCAAGCTGTGCCATTTAaccgaaacattttaaaaaatctgcTCAAGTTCAACCG TGAGGAGCTTGAGGAGGATCTGCCCCCTGGCTGCAAGATGGCTATCCTAGTGCTAAGGGTAGGAGACCAGCTAAACCTACTACATATTGTAGACGATGTGGATGACTCACATGACTCGTTGTCTAATAGCAGAGAAAATTTGTCTATTGA ttcattgGAAGATGAAATCTCAAAAAGCGTGGAAGAAAATTCAATAACAATGGGAAAAGTCtgtgatttaaaagaaaaaatggaaaaactgtCGTTACAACGTAAAGGTCCAAAG gTTGATATAAAAAATGAAGACGTGGGTGCTACATCCTTGTCAAGAGATGTTTTGCACCCTAGCAAACTTGTAGGCCCAATTAAGCTTCCATCCATTGATCATCAAATTAGGGGAGAGATGTTCAAAAGTCGGAGTGAGTTTTCAAAAATACCCGTTTTGCCAGATATAATTCCCCGGCCTTTCCAGAGCACTTCCAGAGACTTGGAATGTGTGACACTAGGGAAGGAGAGCACCTCTACTGAGATATGTGACACTATCAGACCCAAGACTTGTCCTGGCTCACTAGCTGAGAGCCAGTTTTATAATGTCTACAGTGATGATGAGTGTGAAAACTCACTTCAGATCGCTCAACCTCATTTcag ATCGTGTGTCAGTGCTTGTGCCTCAAAGCTTCACCATGAATGGGGTGGAGGAAAAACACTGTTACCATCACTGAATATTCTGCCTCCTATTTCTGGAGTTTCAGACATTCTGAATAACCACAGACAAGTATCTAACACTGATCCAAGAGACATGCCATCAACTCAAGTTCCTTCAATTGAAAAACTAAGTGTTGTCCACAGGAATCTAAGCAGTACacttaaattgaaacaaaaccTAAGGAAAGACACTCAATCTTTCTTAAACAGGACTGAATCTAATTTCTTTCCTAAAAATGTAAACTGTCAAGAAAAATCACTACAAGAGGGCTTCAGTAACTCGCACTATTTACCTTCAACCTCTCACGAATTTTTCCCCACGCCATCTAGTGATTTTAGCTCCTTAATAACCAAAATGGACTCTTCGAGTTGTGATCTGGccacaagtaaaataaataaccatgTCGAGGAGCCCCtacttagtaataaaaaaatctttgacaAGAAGAGTAGACTTCGATGTGCTGAATGTAAAAAGCGTTTGTCACTAACCAATACATTTGAGTGTAGATGTGGATTTGCATTCTGCTCCTACCACAG GTACTCAGAAACTCATCATTGTACATACGATTTCAAGAAGGAAAGTCGCAAGATGCTGGAGCAGGCAATTCCATCCGTTGTTGCACCAAAACTGCCAAAAATATAA